From Pirellulales bacterium, one genomic window encodes:
- a CDS encoding multiheme c-type cytochrome: MIKLTRLAPLVFAISSVVLAGCPTGDSAIDPKAPSAATEDKDRNATADAPHSPGSAKQEAASQPDAKTGHEKPKPVDPVTANGKIFEGWPVPKLAVVLTGEQDGYIEPCGCQGRENQLGGIARRFSFLHDLQKKEWPTLAVDLGGLVNRFGRQAEIKYQITADAMNAMGYKAVGFGPKDLRLPAEALVAVTSGEANPFVSANVNLFDLTQPLRVLEVGGKKIGITSVLGDKYQAEINNDQLTLSSAQTALENVLPKLKAQNCDLLILLAHAAPAESEELAKRFPDFDVVATAGGAEEPPHLIKKLDGQKTVFVEVGHKGKYAIVLGLYDNAKEPWRYQRVPLDARFPDAPEMQKLMVAYQDQLEQDGFAGLGLRPKTHPRATQPGDPSGEFVGAAKCGECHKTAFGIWSKTKHAHATESLATSVPPRLHDPECISCHATGWSPQEYLPFATGFASLTETPQLAGNGCENCHGPGGGHVAAEAGRDLVRRDQMRQAMRLTKATVKENLCMKCHDGDNDPHFVDEFERYWPKIEHKGMK; encoded by the coding sequence ATGATCAAACTGACACGTTTGGCGCCGCTCGTCTTTGCGATCTCCTCCGTGGTCTTAGCCGGTTGCCCAACGGGCGATTCGGCAATCGATCCCAAGGCGCCAAGCGCGGCCACGGAAGACAAAGATCGAAACGCTACCGCTGACGCGCCCCATTCGCCGGGCTCGGCGAAACAAGAAGCCGCGTCGCAGCCTGACGCGAAGACGGGACACGAAAAGCCCAAGCCCGTCGATCCCGTCACGGCTAACGGCAAGATCTTCGAGGGTTGGCCCGTGCCCAAACTGGCCGTCGTGCTCACGGGCGAGCAGGATGGCTACATCGAACCGTGCGGCTGTCAGGGGCGCGAGAACCAGCTTGGCGGCATCGCGCGGCGGTTTTCGTTCCTGCACGACCTGCAGAAAAAAGAGTGGCCCACCTTGGCCGTCGACTTGGGCGGCCTGGTCAATCGCTTCGGACGCCAGGCCGAGATCAAGTATCAGATCACGGCCGACGCCATGAACGCGATGGGGTACAAGGCCGTCGGCTTCGGCCCCAAGGACTTGCGCCTGCCGGCCGAGGCCCTGGTGGCGGTCACCAGCGGCGAAGCCAATCCGTTCGTCTCGGCCAACGTCAACCTCTTCGATCTGACGCAGCCGCTACGCGTCCTGGAAGTCGGCGGCAAGAAGATCGGCATTACGTCCGTCCTGGGTGACAAGTATCAGGCCGAGATCAATAACGACCAACTGACGCTCAGCTCGGCGCAAACGGCGCTTGAGAATGTCCTGCCGAAGCTCAAGGCCCAGAATTGCGACCTGTTGATTTTGCTGGCTCACGCCGCGCCCGCCGAGAGCGAAGAGCTGGCCAAGCGCTTTCCTGATTTCGACGTCGTGGCCACCGCTGGCGGCGCCGAAGAGCCGCCGCACCTGATCAAAAAGCTCGACGGGCAAAAGACCGTATTCGTCGAAGTAGGGCACAAGGGAAAGTACGCCATCGTGCTCGGCCTGTACGACAATGCCAAGGAACCGTGGCGCTATCAGCGCGTGCCGCTCGATGCACGTTTTCCCGACGCGCCCGAAATGCAGAAGCTGATGGTCGCCTACCAGGACCAGCTCGAGCAAGACGGTTTCGCCGGCCTGGGCCTGCGACCCAAGACGCATCCTCGCGCGACGCAACCAGGTGATCCCTCGGGCGAATTCGTGGGCGCCGCGAAATGTGGCGAGTGCCACAAGACGGCCTTCGGCATCTGGAGCAAAACGAAGCACGCTCATGCCACCGAGTCACTGGCCACTTCCGTGCCGCCGCGGCTGCACGACCCGGAGTGCATTAGCTGCCACGCCACCGGCTGGAGCCCGCAGGAGTACTTGCCGTTTGCCACGGGCTTTGCAAGCCTCACCGAGACGCCGCAACTGGCCGGCAACGGCTGCGAGAATTGCCACGGGCCGGGTGGTGGTCACGTAGCGGCCGAGGCGGGCCGTGACCTGGTGCGCCGTGATCAAATGCGACAAGCCATGCGTCTGACCAAGGCCACGGTCAAGGAAAACCTGTGCATGAAGTGCCACGACGGCGACAACGACCCGCACTTCGTCGATGAATTCGAGCGATACTGGCCGAAGATCGAGCACAAAGGGATGAAATAA
- a CDS encoding YebC/PmpR family DNA-binding transcriptional regulator — protein sequence MAGHSHWANIAHKKSLIDAKRGKVWSKMSKAIIVAAKTGGGDPAMNLKLRYAIDAAKAISMPKDNIQRAIKRGTGELDGGNLEEMLYEGYGPGGVAVLCEILTDNRNRTAPEIRKVFEMAEGKLGESGCVAWMFERKGLFVIPAAKVQEDALMELALEVGADDVRRVENNFEVTCDPSVFQAVSDALAAHKIEPEMSQISRLPKSTVDLDADAARKVLKLMERLDDHDDVQNVSANFNIPEEAMAEIGEA from the coding sequence ATGGCTGGTCATTCCCATTGGGCGAATATCGCCCACAAGAAATCGCTGATCGATGCGAAGCGCGGCAAGGTCTGGAGCAAGATGTCGAAGGCCATCATCGTGGCCGCGAAAACCGGCGGCGGCGATCCGGCGATGAACTTGAAGCTGCGTTATGCGATCGATGCCGCCAAAGCCATCAGCATGCCCAAGGACAATATCCAACGGGCCATCAAACGCGGCACCGGCGAGCTGGACGGCGGTAATCTCGAAGAGATGCTGTACGAAGGATACGGCCCCGGGGGCGTGGCCGTGCTGTGCGAGATATTGACCGACAATCGCAATCGCACCGCCCCAGAAATTCGCAAGGTCTTCGAAATGGCCGAGGGCAAACTCGGCGAGTCGGGGTGCGTGGCCTGGATGTTCGAACGCAAGGGGCTGTTCGTGATCCCAGCGGCCAAGGTCCAGGAAGACGCCCTCATGGAGCTGGCTCTCGAAGTGGGAGCGGACGACGTGCGCCGCGTCGAGAACAACTTCGAAGTGACCTGCGACCCGTCGGTGTTCCAGGCGGTGAGCGACGCCCTGGCCGCGCATAAGATCGAGCCCGAAATGAGCCAGATCTCACGCTTGCCGAAATCAACCGTTGACCTCGACGCCGACGCCGCGCGCAAAGTCCTGAAGCTGATGGAACGGCTCGACGATCACGACGACGTGCAGAATGTCTCGGCCAACTTCAACATTCCCGAAGAGGCGATGGCCGAGATCGGCGAAGCGTGA
- a CDS encoding tetratricopeptide repeat protein has protein sequence MLLSRNHWRHSLVVLLAIVGAPCLTRGLRADELDDAATPIEEASPRTPQAQTHLDALSLFAAGRIEEQKEHLAEALRLYQRALRCDPEALPIIREIVPLAFNLERPNEAVRYALKAAEIDPSDPLLLRQLGLHLAEAGRFQQALKLYKQARAGLPSNPPSPAYILLSMELGRLCFVTDHPQEAAEAFAIVLPAVEDPDKFELNDTQKKLFVGSEGVRSLELMAEAFLAADHPEDAQKAYERLEAMRPNKALHAFHLARVAAAKKQPQAALDNLQVYFDEHGTSAGTAPYQMLTRLLTELGQQDQIIERLEALAAAEPKNREMRQTLAAALMAAGQNDKAEVLFKELLKAQSNEDAYLGLIKLYSQARRWQELVKLLGDAAADRDALDLLDEQVKEIAKNQETVDQLIKVAQQAYQTDPDSLDYGDRMALALVALEARKFDAAREFFNLALKVKREDAAGLFEAWGVGLILAEQYVDAAAIFQRAIDEQVLPEGNSVFHHYLAGALEMAGKTDDALAVARAAIAMPDAPPRMYSRLAWVLYHAKRNTEAEQAYRDFLNRFDSQYESEELRTLLRDARLILSNLCATREDMRQAEELLEQVLDEYPENTGALNDLGYLWVEQHKNLDRALRMIEQAIEADPDNEAYLDSLGWAYFQTGRFAEAVEELKKAVAAGGDDPDGTILDHLGDACEKAGQPDAARAAWQRAIEQLENNKDAEKAAAVRQKLDKASADTNKKQADAAAAPGT, from the coding sequence GTGTTGCTGTCGAGAAACCACTGGCGCCACTCACTCGTTGTCTTGCTGGCGATTGTTGGCGCTCCTTGCCTGACGCGCGGGCTGCGGGCCGACGAATTGGACGACGCTGCGACGCCGATCGAAGAAGCCAGTCCACGGACCCCGCAGGCGCAAACGCATCTCGACGCGCTGAGTCTGTTTGCCGCCGGGCGGATCGAGGAACAAAAGGAGCATCTCGCCGAAGCGCTGCGCTTGTATCAGCGAGCATTGCGCTGCGACCCCGAGGCGCTGCCGATCATTCGCGAGATCGTGCCGCTGGCTTTCAATCTCGAGCGTCCGAACGAGGCCGTGCGGTACGCCTTGAAGGCCGCCGAGATCGATCCCTCGGATCCGCTCCTGTTACGCCAATTGGGCCTGCACCTGGCCGAAGCGGGTCGCTTTCAGCAAGCGCTCAAGCTTTACAAGCAAGCTCGGGCCGGTCTCCCCAGCAATCCTCCAAGTCCGGCTTACATCCTGCTGTCGATGGAGCTGGGTCGATTGTGTTTCGTCACGGACCATCCGCAAGAGGCGGCCGAAGCCTTCGCGATCGTGCTACCCGCGGTCGAGGATCCCGATAAGTTCGAATTGAACGACACGCAAAAGAAGCTTTTCGTAGGCAGCGAAGGTGTACGTTCACTGGAACTCATGGCCGAGGCGTTTCTCGCCGCCGACCATCCGGAAGATGCTCAAAAGGCCTACGAACGACTGGAGGCGATGCGGCCTAACAAGGCCCTGCACGCATTTCACCTGGCGCGTGTCGCCGCAGCGAAAAAACAACCTCAGGCGGCGCTCGACAACCTGCAAGTCTATTTCGACGAGCATGGCACTTCGGCCGGCACCGCGCCGTACCAGATGCTGACGCGTTTGCTCACCGAGCTGGGTCAGCAGGACCAAATCATTGAGCGGCTCGAGGCGCTCGCGGCCGCCGAGCCCAAGAATCGCGAAATGCGACAAACGCTGGCTGCCGCGCTCATGGCGGCGGGGCAGAACGACAAGGCCGAAGTCCTCTTTAAAGAGCTTCTCAAGGCTCAATCGAACGAAGACGCCTACCTGGGCCTCATCAAGCTCTACAGCCAGGCTCGGCGCTGGCAAGAACTGGTGAAGCTCTTGGGAGATGCCGCGGCGGATCGCGACGCGCTCGACCTGCTGGACGAACAGGTGAAGGAGATCGCGAAAAATCAAGAGACGGTCGACCAGTTGATTAAAGTCGCGCAGCAGGCCTATCAGACCGATCCAGACAGCCTGGATTATGGCGATCGCATGGCCCTGGCGCTGGTGGCGCTCGAAGCGCGGAAATTCGACGCGGCGCGCGAGTTCTTCAACCTCGCGCTGAAAGTCAAACGAGAGGATGCGGCCGGTTTGTTCGAGGCCTGGGGTGTCGGGCTGATCCTGGCCGAGCAGTACGTCGACGCCGCCGCGATTTTTCAGCGAGCGATCGACGAGCAAGTATTGCCGGAAGGCAACTCCGTATTCCACCACTATCTGGCCGGCGCGCTGGAAATGGCGGGCAAGACCGACGACGCGCTGGCCGTGGCCCGGGCCGCGATCGCCATGCCCGACGCTCCGCCGCGCATGTACTCGCGGCTGGCCTGGGTGTTGTATCACGCCAAGCGCAACACAGAGGCTGAGCAGGCATACCGCGACTTTCTCAATCGCTTCGATTCGCAGTACGAATCCGAAGAACTGCGCACGCTCTTGCGCGACGCACGGTTGATCCTCTCGAACTTGTGCGCCACGCGCGAAGACATGCGGCAGGCCGAGGAATTGCTCGAGCAGGTGCTGGACGAGTACCCGGAAAACACCGGCGCGCTCAACGACCTGGGCTACCTGTGGGTCGAGCAGCACAAGAACCTCGACCGCGCGCTGCGGATGATCGAGCAGGCCATCGAGGCGGACCCGGATAACGAAGCGTATCTCGACAGCCTGGGCTGGGCCTATTTTCAGACGGGCCGCTTTGCCGAGGCCGTCGAGGAATTGAAGAAGGCGGTAGCAGCCGGCGGCGATGATCCCGACGGCACGATCCTCGACCATCTCGGCGACGCTTGCGAGAAGGCCGGTCAACCGGATGCGGCACGCGCCGCCTGGCAGCGGGCGATCGAGCAGCTCGAAAACAATAAGGATGCCGAGAAAGCTGCCGCCGTACGACAAAAGCTCGACAAGGCATCGGCCGACACCAACAAGAAGCAAGCAGACGCCGCCGCCGCGCCCGGCACTTGA
- the rbfA gene encoding 30S ribosome-binding factor RbfA: protein MSSRRTQKAAQAIREVVSMAILTDLNDPRVQDVTVTYVEVAPDMRQAKVHVSVRGSETKQRLSLQGLKSAAGYLQAKLASRIETRYTPRLEFVLDLGVKKSIEMAQILERVLPAKSPAEDDAPVDDVSTADDDPDERDDHAD from the coding sequence ATGAGCTCGCGACGGACGCAAAAGGCTGCGCAGGCCATTCGTGAAGTCGTCAGCATGGCGATTCTCACGGATCTGAATGATCCGCGCGTGCAGGATGTAACGGTTACGTACGTCGAAGTGGCCCCCGACATGCGCCAGGCCAAGGTACACGTCTCGGTGCGAGGCAGCGAGACGAAGCAGCGGCTCAGCCTGCAGGGGTTGAAGAGTGCCGCCGGCTACCTGCAAGCCAAGCTGGCCAGTCGGATCGAGACGCGGTACACTCCCCGGCTTGAGTTTGTCCTAGACTTAGGGGTCAAGAAGTCGATCGAAATGGCCCAGATTCTGGAACGCGTCCTGCCGGCCAAAAGCCCGGCGGAGGACGACGCGCCTGTGGACGACGTTTCGACGGCGGATGACGACCCTGATGAGCGGGATGATCATGCGGATTGA
- the infB gene encoding translation initiation factor IF-2 gives MAQRIYALAKELNIDSKILVELCQKAGVTGKGSALASLTDEETAIVRAFVTNSSGKSAAAAAPSRPSPTATATAEPPQAFRREDYVPPTGAGKPPVLGMKPETPSEPKRRSPDGDRPRVAPAIRVAPLPTAVQPPLPTANEPAPQKPDLKLPADAIRASRAGPKPLQEHLRKHEAKRKADVVSRKPDTGRGPAPPALPPGELPIGRDRGRKGGKGGPVEKDADFAAALGGREQRQLNRKRTTTPARFTPSATGEDEQGGRVRRARPKQKRTGLSTAAPRKGNVVVQLPATVRSFSEAIGVPVTKVISKLMSLGTPLTTNAINADLDAERVQLLAMEFGVEVELKQAVSLEDQLLSEIENREDDPAQLEPRAPIVTFLGHVDHGKTSLLDRIIGIDVVSGESGGITQHIRAYRVEKDGRTISFVDTPGHEAFTEMRARGANVTDIAVLVVAADDGVMPQTEEAISHARAAEVPIVVALNKTDLPGINYDRIYSQLVTSGLQPTEWGGDTELVKCSALTGQGIDELLETLLTIAELHDYKANPHRPAVGTCLEAELHEGRGVVAKLLVQNGSLKVGDVLVCGPAFGRVKAMYDTLRPGQSHTVAGPSMPVNVTGLNVAPGAGDHFFVLNEIAQAREIAEKRAMQSRQRALGGISTHVTLENLFERLDGETTQTLNLILRADVRGSIEAIRKELTKLEHPEVQIKILQATVGGITEADVHLADASDAIIIGFNVVPDEGARSLAEQKGVQIRRYDIIYQVTDDLKKALEGLLEPEKREVDLGRALVQRTFTISRMGTIAGCRVLAGTVERNCRVRVIRDSRVIGDYALESLRREKDDAREVREGYECGMKLAGFNDVKEGDILEAYRIEEFARTL, from the coding sequence TTGGCGCAACGGATCTACGCACTCGCGAAAGAACTGAACATTGACAGCAAGATACTGGTGGAGCTCTGTCAAAAGGCGGGGGTCACGGGGAAGGGCTCTGCGCTAGCCAGTCTGACCGACGAAGAGACCGCCATCGTGCGGGCCTTCGTCACCAACTCTTCGGGAAAGTCGGCTGCCGCCGCGGCGCCCTCTCGTCCCAGTCCGACGGCCACGGCCACTGCCGAACCCCCGCAGGCTTTCCGGCGCGAAGACTATGTACCCCCCACGGGCGCGGGCAAGCCGCCGGTGCTGGGTATGAAACCCGAGACGCCGAGCGAACCGAAGCGGCGTTCGCCCGACGGGGACCGTCCGCGCGTGGCTCCTGCGATTCGCGTGGCGCCGCTGCCCACCGCCGTGCAGCCGCCGCTCCCCACGGCCAACGAACCCGCGCCGCAGAAGCCGGATTTGAAGTTGCCGGCGGATGCGATTCGCGCCAGCCGCGCGGGACCGAAGCCGTTGCAGGAACATTTGCGCAAGCACGAGGCGAAGCGCAAGGCCGACGTGGTGAGTCGCAAGCCGGACACGGGCCGTGGCCCCGCGCCGCCCGCGCTACCTCCTGGCGAGCTGCCCATAGGTCGCGACCGCGGCCGCAAGGGTGGTAAGGGGGGGCCGGTCGAGAAGGATGCCGATTTTGCCGCGGCACTCGGCGGTCGTGAGCAGCGACAGCTAAATCGCAAGCGCACCACCACCCCCGCGCGATTCACTCCGTCCGCCACGGGTGAAGACGAACAGGGCGGTCGTGTTCGCCGCGCGCGGCCGAAGCAAAAGCGTACAGGCCTGAGCACTGCCGCGCCGCGCAAGGGCAACGTCGTCGTGCAATTGCCCGCCACCGTGCGTAGTTTTTCCGAGGCCATCGGCGTTCCCGTAACCAAGGTGATTAGCAAGCTGATGTCGCTCGGGACGCCGCTGACGACCAACGCCATTAACGCCGATTTGGATGCCGAGCGCGTCCAACTCCTGGCGATGGAATTCGGCGTCGAGGTCGAGTTGAAGCAGGCCGTCAGCCTGGAAGATCAATTGCTGAGCGAGATCGAAAATCGCGAGGACGATCCCGCGCAGCTCGAGCCGCGCGCCCCGATCGTGACCTTTCTGGGGCACGTCGACCATGGCAAGACTTCACTCTTGGATCGCATCATCGGCATCGACGTTGTCAGCGGCGAAAGCGGCGGCATCACGCAACATATTCGCGCCTATCGCGTCGAAAAGGATGGTCGTACGATCTCGTTTGTCGATACGCCCGGCCACGAAGCATTCACCGAGATGCGGGCACGCGGCGCCAATGTCACGGATATCGCCGTGTTGGTCGTGGCGGCCGATGACGGCGTCATGCCGCAGACCGAAGAAGCGATCAGTCACGCCCGCGCCGCCGAGGTGCCGATCGTCGTGGCTTTGAACAAGACCGACTTGCCGGGCATCAACTACGACCGCATTTACAGTCAACTCGTGACGTCGGGTTTACAGCCGACGGAATGGGGCGGCGACACCGAGTTGGTGAAATGCAGTGCCCTGACCGGTCAGGGAATCGATGAACTGCTGGAGACGCTGCTCACGATCGCCGAATTGCACGATTACAAGGCGAATCCGCATCGACCTGCCGTGGGAACGTGCCTGGAAGCAGAATTACACGAAGGGCGCGGCGTCGTCGCCAAGCTGCTCGTGCAAAACGGCTCGCTCAAGGTCGGGGATGTGCTGGTCTGTGGGCCTGCGTTCGGCCGCGTGAAGGCTATGTACGACACGCTGCGGCCAGGTCAATCACACACCGTCGCCGGTCCTTCCATGCCGGTCAACGTCACGGGCCTGAACGTGGCTCCGGGGGCAGGCGATCATTTCTTCGTCTTGAACGAAATCGCGCAAGCCCGCGAAATTGCCGAGAAGCGCGCCATGCAGTCGCGTCAGCGGGCGCTGGGTGGAATCAGCACGCACGTCACGCTGGAGAATCTGTTTGAACGGCTTGACGGCGAAACCACGCAGACGCTCAACCTGATCTTGCGAGCGGACGTGCGCGGCTCGATCGAGGCGATTCGCAAGGAGCTCACCAAGCTCGAGCATCCGGAAGTGCAGATCAAGATTCTGCAGGCCACGGTGGGCGGCATTACCGAGGCCGACGTCCACCTGGCCGATGCTTCGGACGCGATTATCATTGGGTTCAACGTCGTGCCGGACGAGGGCGCCCGCTCACTGGCGGAACAAAAGGGCGTGCAGATCCGCCGCTATGACATCATTTACCAGGTGACCGATGACCTGAAGAAGGCCCTCGAAGGCTTGCTCGAGCCCGAGAAGCGCGAGGTCGACCTGGGGCGCGCGCTGGTGCAGCGAACGTTCACGATCAGCCGCATGGGCACGATTGCCGGTTGCCGCGTGCTGGCCGGCACGGTCGAGCGCAATTGCCGGGTGCGCGTGATTCGCGACAGCCGCGTGATCGGCGACTACGCCCTGGAATCGTTGCGGCGCGAAAAGGATGACGCTCGCGAAGTGCGCGAAGGGTACGAATGCGGCATGAAGCTGGCAGGGTTCAACGACGTGAAGGAGGGGGACATTCTCGAGGCGTACCGCATTGAGGAGTTTGCCCGCACCCTGTGA